The Sulfurospirillum diekertiae genomic sequence TTCTCCCTATCATTAATGAGAATGATGCAACAGCAACGGAAGAACTTGTTTTTGGAGATAATGATCAACTTTCTTCTAGAGTAGCCTACTATTTTGGGGCAGACATGTTGATCTTGCTCTCCGATATTGATGGCTACTATGACAAGGATCCTCATAAACATGCAGATGCGAGTATGCGCAAAATTGTAAATACAATTGATCCAACAGAACTTGAAATGGAAAAATCAACCAATTTTGCGTTTGCAACGGGCGGTATTGTCACCAAACTTAAAGCAGCAGACTTTTTGTTAGAGCGTAACAAATCAATGTTTATTGCCAGTGGTTTTGATTTAACGGATGTCAAAAGTTATATGCTAGAGGGCATTCATAAAGGTGGAACACTCTTTACATGTAAAACCCTATAAAAGATAATCTGTTCGCTTTTACAGGGTTAATAATGAAGTGTTTAGGGGATGAATGAACATATACGAAGGATTAAAATGCGCATAGTCTTTATGGGAACCCCTGCTTATGCAACAACG encodes the following:
- the proB gene encoding glutamate 5-kinase; translated protein: MRRVVVKVGTHVLSDQNRLCEERILNLVEFLVALMKSHEVILVSSGAVAAGYSILKLDKKMLHNRQAIAAVGQPQLMAIYNKKLEKFGKSGAQLLLTADDFDSRKRCFHAKCTIDTLLDNGILPIINENDATATEELVFGDNDQLSSRVAYYFGADMLILLSDIDGYYDKDPHKHADASMRKIVNTIDPTELEMEKSTNFAFATGGIVTKLKAADFLLERNKSMFIASGFDLTDVKSYMLEGIHKGGTLFTCKTL